AGTATAGCCCTTAACTGTATTCCTAAGCTTTTTGCTTTAAGAAATATCATATAGTAATACATGTTCATTATTGTAATACGACTTTTCTTAGTGAAATCACATGGGCCTATAGTTATTGGTGcttaatattatatagtttttggtTATAGAACTTTTAAATGTTAACTAAATTGGACGGTCTTCATTTGGGACCAGCCGCTTCAATAAACTAAGATCGATCTAGGTTTATGACGTCGGTGTAAGagaattaatatatttttgtcacGAAGAGAATTAATCTATCTTGTTAAACATTCTactggacctaacatttattttgtaagtttttaaattaaatacacatttatactttatagttaaacttacattaaatcattaatatttctttttttatactactatctatgtttccaaacaatatatttatttctttatactattatcaatgtttccaaacaatatagtttttatactactatcaatatttccaaacaatacaataattaatcttagttatgttatatctatcattttctttttaaaattttgtagaaacgtcataatttcataagatataaaataatgaactttaaaatttggagtataagattacaaattatgaaattattacaatttaaatcaaattagattacatatcggtcatccaacagttcaatcggttagtctcgggttttagtaattttttttaatatgaatattttaaaaacctaaattgaattgtcagatctccgacTTAACCGGTATAATTACAATCGGGTTAAAtttaaaacactgatttaaatgcaaaaatattttaaatacacacttttaaaaattaccaaaatatttgttaagttattagtgaaatttttcatcgtaaaatattctgcgcttccaaagcgcggatcaagatctagtatttCTTAAAAACGTGTAGTTTTGTGCATTGGCTGGATTAAAGAAACAAATAGTGTAATTATTAACCCTGCATAtctatttatatcaattattgACGTCTTTGTTTACTAAAATAAGATCTATATCTAATCCACTAGCATCTTACCGAACTATTAAAACACTCGATAATGGTCTGTAATCTTGTTCTAGACTCTCTAGTAGCGGATCGAGGTTTGCATGTTACTTTGTAGgagtataaaattttgtttgtttgttttggtttccTAATTTCGAAATTATCAGCTTTTTGACAATATAAAAAAGCACTATCAGCTTTAGTTATTACAGCTTTAAAACTAAACAGTCATCAATAAGATATGAGattaaactagaaatataataaCGTGAATTAACATGGAGCCAAACCGACAACAGACACTTTTGTCTCCATGACTGCCAAAGAAAGCTTCATAATTTTACTTTGCGAATTATTAGGAACCACCGGTTCATGCACACATACGTGCTTACAAACATTACATCACACAACATTTCATCATGAATGAAAacataatactccctccgtttttaaataatacatgttttgagattttcacactttttaataaaacatattaaaatttacttattagtgcatagttttttgttattttatatttcctatatttctaaaccaataaaacttcaagaaatgcaattaatgtttttaagattcacaattattcataattagttgacaaaaattacattgaaaatatgaaaaatacatctttttgaaacaaaaaaattcctaaaacatacatctttaaaaaacagaaggagtataaTTTGTGTGAAATTATATTCCCCATAGATTATGtattaaatgatttttgtgaAGTATGCATTAATGCTTCTAACTATCAAATTAAGtagtattatattaataaattaataatgttaagactttaatttttttataatttacaagATATTAAATAATCAGTAGATATATAATTATTGAAGGGAAGACTTCATTTTAGATGTACAACATGTGGTTTCACAAATagtgttttataatttatttccaTAGTTTTACACTTTTACAAAATGCTAAAGAATTAATGTTGTTTAAAGAATACAAGTTAATGTGACATTTCATAAGAAAGGAATAAACTTTGTTAGATACCAAAATCTTAAGCCGATGTTCTCGCTCTACGGCTCCACcaatatcttcttcttcccaaTCATTTCTTCATTCTTTCAACTTTGTTACTCtttatcttttgattctttaaaaataaattaatccaCTTTTCTTTGTCACACGATTTTAAAAGTCTGCTTGGGAACAACGCATTCTCTATCAACCCTACATATTTTTAGTCACTCTTTCTAACTTTCCTTTTTCAATTAATAACCCATTTTAGTTTTTATCCATTTTATAACAAAAGGTTCATATTATGGAACCAACAAAAGTTACAAAATGAAAGACTAAATGCCCCCGTCTTTGTAGAACAGCGTTAATGGTGGAGTGGTGGTAGACCCATCACCATCAAAATAATTGCAATTCGGCCGTTAATCATGTAATAATTTTAGTGTAATATATAGTTAAGGTCAAACTATCATACACttcttcattaaaaataaaaagagttgtTAAGAATTTATCACATTTATATACGGAGTACCAAATTCCTAtgaatacaaaattaaatactaattaaaGCTTTGGCAACTCAACTGTCAAAACAttaaccaaacccaaaccggTAGTTGCACTGAACCAGATAGTCACATACTCTGCTTTTCACCTCCTACAAGTCTTCCGCATATCTCAAATGGCAACAACACTGAACAATGcaccatatttttatttttttacagcTAGGTTGTACCGTGGAGCCCCTTTAAATAAGTTTTCTTGAAGCTATCGTAGATCATCATCAAACTCCGTAAAGTTTAAGGGATGTTTTGATGAACGAGTAAGCTAATGCACCGGTGAAAATGTAACTATCAACCCTGTCCAATATCCCACCTGCACCATGGACAAAAAGATTTATTAAGAGGAGCTGCGAATGATCTATGTATTAATCAGTATGTTAGTGTGGGGAGATTTTTACCATGTCCAGGGATAAGTGAACCAGAGTCTTTGACCCCGGCATCACGTTTGATCATTGATTCAGTAAGATCACCAAAGACTGACCCAAAGAAGTTAATAAACCCAAAAGCAATAGAGCTGAGGATACAAATCAAAGAAAGTAATTTACAAAACGTGCAAATGATAAGAAAGAAACTGAGTTTAGATAGAGAGATAAAACTAAGTAACCTGAACAGAGACTGAGGCCAAGACAGAGACTTAGAGAGTAGAAGGGTAATGACTATACAACCAACAAGTCCTGCAAAAGTCCCTTCCCATGTCTTTTTGGGACTAATACTAGTCAGAGGTGTCCTACCAAACGCCTGCAACTTATCTATTGTTAAACTCAGCTTGAGAGCTGTTTTCactagttaaaaaaaaaaggctttATTGTTAACCTTGCCACCGAGAAAAGCAAATGTGTCTGTGGCAATTACACCACTGAATGAGATCAACGTTGCCACAAGTCCAACTGTCCACTGAGGTGGACCACCAAGAAAAATTGGCCAAGTCCTTGCAATACCTAATAAAGGAGGAGAAAGTCTCAAGAGCTTTTATGTTTTTGAGATATAAAAAGAGGTGAGAGAGAGCTTGCCAGTGTTGAGAGCAGGAGCAGCTAAACCACAACGAAGCTTAACCCAAAAACAAGGGAGATAGCCACAGTAAAACAAGCCAAACATTGTACTACTAAGCTGAGAAAAACGTGGGTTTCCTCTCTGTACTAACAAAGCCATTGCAACAACAAAGGCTGCGCATGTCACCCATATATCAATGTTACCATAGTACCTAGACAAAGATAAGTCCATAAACTTAGTTTCAAGAAGCAGTCAAAATGGataacaacaagaagaaaaggCTTGGAGATATTGAACTTACAGTGTAAGTATGGGCATAAGAGCACATACAAGAGAGCAAAAACGAGATACATATCTAGGAGGAGGAGTCATTCCTTTAGCTATGCCTCTACTTCTAACGAGCTCGAAATATTCACGAGAACCGATGAAAACAGAAGCTGCTAAGGCTAATGTGAAAACCCATCCTCCAGCTAACACAACACCTCCAACAGGTAACCCAACGGCAACACCAAAGATGACTCTTTTCTTAAGCTGGCTTGCTTTCTTCTGCTTATCTTCTTCCACATTCTGCAAATCGTAGACAAAGTGAGATTACCCTCAATTTTCACAATTAAGCTAAAAACTGAATCTTTTACTAGTATATAAAGTTATTATTACCTTTGAATTGTCATCACCAAGATGGTCTGATTCAGCTCGACTAACGGCCGTGAGGAAACGGCGTTTAACAGGAATCCGACCAAGGAGGGAACGAAGCAAAGGGTTGGTTTTGGCATCACGGACCAGACGTAGGCTCGAATACTCGGCGAAAGGTGGGagatttagggttttcctaATGGATACACGGCATGGGCATATAGAGAGAGAAGTCGATAAAACCGGTGGTACCGGTTTGTTGTACCTACAGACTTCAACAAAAGACGCCATTGCCTTTCTGAATTTGTGACGCGAGAAAATTAAGACACCGAACAAGGGAAGTGTTCTGTTTGAAACTCATCACATCATCATGTCGGAATCTCTGTGTATGTCTGTGATTAGCTGAATTACTCGGCGAGTTTTGTATTTTAGCAGAAGTGCGAGATAGAATTAGCGGTTGGCCTAAACCCTCTGGCTCAGCTAGAGTTTTATCATCCTCAAACTATTGTTCAGtgataatgttttattttatttctaacaaGTACAGAAAACGGAGACGAGAAGAAGTTAAGAGGAGGAGAGAACACACAGAAACAAAATTATGTCTTTTGGATTACAAATGTTGGAAAAAAAAGTCTTATGAAAACCGTAACACAATCAATACTCTAAGGCAACTAGGTTTGAGATTCAACCAAAGGTGAAATGAAAGAGGATAAAGACAAAGACTGAATGTCATTCTGACAcagttttgaattttcttttccatgtcttttggtttttggtttttttttgcgGAAGCCACTTTTGATGTGGGTGTGGTAGTATAGTTTTACCAACGTGATCATGTCCTCTTCATAATGTATCCCAAGATTAGGCCTATTAGTCCTACCAAAAGAACGTACATGAACGGGATTCCACCACCACTCTGGCTTCTATTGCTTCCACGCTTCAACTGCTCCTGCAAATcattaaacaaacaaaagaaaatggcTTCATCATTAAGACCAGGGAAGCTAGCTATGAAAGTGCTTGACCAATTTGCAGGTAGTGGTTGGTATACAACACGGACCAGGTGAAAGTTCCTTACCAATTCTTGTTGAAGTCTATTGTTCAGTTGAACCGCAGAGTTCTTTTCCTCGGTGAGCCTTGTGATGAGCGCTCTCGCCTGAAATCATACAGTTCGATAGGGATTCAATGTTTACATGTATCAGGAATCACCATACTTAGTAGCTAGTAAGTTTGTTGCAGATGCATAAACCGATTTGTGGAAAGCTAAAACCACAGCAAAAGAAACCATACTCCTCTAGACCATAGTATTAACGTACTTAACTCTACACAGCTAAAACAATTGATGAAAACTACAAACAAGGTAAAAATTCTTAAAGGTGATAAACTCAAAGGTTAAGGCTCTTGGTCTAATAAGCTCCACTTCAGAACTAAAGTGCACAGTTAGCGAGCCACAAAGTTTGCTAATAAGCGAAATGAGCTggataggaaagaaaaaaaaacagctccaaaaacataaaagataatCCCGTAAACATATAATACTGATACACTATTATCTTGAAAGCATTACATAAAAGATCAGAAAGTTGATTAAAAGTACCTCAGATGGGTTATCCTGAGGTTCAAGCCTGTCCACGCTAAATCTTGGAGCCTAAATAACAAACAAGACGATTATTACAAAAGGAAACTCCTAGCCATAGTACTAAAAAGAGATTCTATTTCCTTGGCTATTTGAAGCTGAGGTCTAAACTTACAGCAGTAAAGTCAGAAGCGTTGTTGTTGTTCCCATTGTCAGAGACAGAAGCTCTTGGGGAAGAGCCCTCTTCTGATCCTTCATGAACCGGTGAAGGTGGTTGCGGTGGATCAACATAGACAACTCTCAGTTTCGTCTCCTCAACTCGATTCCCCGCCTCTTTGCTAAACTGCAGAAACCGATAAGTCTCAGCAAGTAAGGAGATAAAGCAAGGTTTTATTAGAAACGAACATCAAAAATACCATCTCGGGAGTAACATCCTTGGGAGTGACACCGGGAGTAGCCACAACACATTGAAGCAAGAACTTGTCCTTGCACTGCATATCAGCAGGAGCTTCCTTCTGCGCTTGCATCGTCACTAAGTTTCCAAAAAGACAACAACGAATCTCAGTTTTTGGGATTTGCAATTTCTCAGTAAAACAAAAACTAACCAAGAACTTCGGAAGAGGATCTGGGAAGAACAACGCCAGTGTTAGGCCTCACACAATACTTCTTTGGATTCGTCGTTTTAACCTTAAAAATCAAACATCTAAGAATCTCAACGATAATCTTCAAAAATTTGAGAAGGATGATTGTTAATGAATTATCACCTTGAAGGCTACATAATTGTCGGTCTTGTTAGCCAAATAGAGAGAGCAAGAGATCTGTTTCTTCAATTCAACTAACACACATAAAATCACAAATCAAACGATTATTCGTTAGGCAGAGATCTAGAGTGCGGGAATCATTATGTATAAGCTTACAAGGGAATTGAAGGTCGATAGGATCGATTTCGAGAAGCGCGTTACTCATTCTGATGAGATCTCCCGCGGTTCAATCGTTTTCCGGTAGAGAGTGGTCCTCGTCGtcgtcgagagagagagagagagttttggCGTCAATTTTGAAGGCTGGAGACGATATATGCCCTTCTTCTGATTCAAAGTGCGTCATTAATCTTGGGGGTATAATCGTCATTCAATCCCAtgcgtttttttttaaaaggggTTGACCAGCGAAAGCGAGGTGGCAAACCACGACCCCCTTTTGATCCTTCTCTAATCTCTTTTTAATTAGTGTGTACCTAATTGATTGTCtataaggtttttttttctgggtcAAATAAGTTATCTCACAAGTAATTAATTACAGAAGAACGAGCAAACCTAATTGAATAAACTCAACCGAGAAAAATGTTAACTGGGAATAAAAAAAGATGATATTTCGAACTGTTGAGTTTGCATCTTTTTTCTATTCCAAATAAACATTTGacttttatcattttttatattcCAAATCTCTGATTCAGCTGATTAAGATCTATTGacaaagtaaataatattttaatatctttttttttgtcgacaatattttaatatctattcaataaaaaaatagataatgcTATTTTCCGCATGATCTAATCTGAAAGTAGAAGAGCTGCTCAAACCCACTCGAAACCTTGTAAATAAAGCTATccaataattatataaaaaatttcgGACATCAATATTTTTTAGTGTAATGATTtaggatataaatatttttgtgtgCTTTAGGCGTCCAAATAGGACCAGACCTGCTCAGAACACACATTCATTTAAGATAACGATCCCTCGTGCAAAGCCACCTTTTCCGCCCGAGTATTTACCCTCATCTCCACAAGTTCCGTAGTTAGGTTGACTTCCTCTGTCCCTTTTAACCATGTATTGCCACTTCCCCTCC
This genomic stretch from Raphanus sativus cultivar WK10039 chromosome 3, ASM80110v3, whole genome shotgun sequence harbors:
- the LOC108847740 gene encoding phosphatidate cytidylyltransferase 4, chloroplastic, which translates into the protein MASFVEVCRYNKPVPPVLSTSLSICPCRVSIRKTLNLPPFAEYSSLRLVRDAKTNPLLRSLLGRIPVKRRFLTAVSRAESDHLGDDNSKNVEEDKQKKASQLKKRVIFGVAVGLPVGGVVLAGGWVFTLALAASVFIGSREYFELVRSRGIAKGMTPPPRYVSRFCSLVCALMPILTLYYGNIDIWVTCAAFVVAMALLVQRGNPRFSQLSSTMFGLFYCGYLPCFWVKLRCGLAAPALNTGIARTWPIFLGGPPQWTVGLVATLISFSGVIATDTFAFLGGKAFGRTPLTSISPKKTWEGTFAGLVGCIVITLLLSKSLSWPQSLFSSIAFGFINFFGSVFGDLTESMIKRDAGVKDSGSLIPGHGGILDRVDSYIFTGALAYSFIKTSLKLYGV
- the LOC130508986 gene encoding vesicle-associated protein 1-2-like encodes the protein MSNALLEIDPIDLQFPFELKKQISCSLYLANKTDNYVAFKVKTTNPKKYCVRPNTGVVLPRSSSEVLVTMQAQKEAPADMQCKDKFLLQCVVATPGVTPKDVTPEMFSKEAGNRVEETKLRVVYVDPPQPPSPVHEGSEEGSSPRASVSDNGNNNNASDFTAAPRFSVDRLEPQDNPSEARALITRLTEEKNSAVQLNNRLQQELEQLKRGSNRSQSGGGIPFMYVLLVGLIGLILGYIMKRT